A region of Paenibacillus sp. JNUCC-31 DNA encodes the following proteins:
- a CDS encoding nuclear transport factor 2 family protein, with the protein MTSINQNELVHKAIAVLESFESGNPEAITAYIHPKQYIQHNQGLSDGRAAMLDALGHLKEMGTKVSVKRALVDGDYVALHSVYEFFGSKIIIDIFRFENGLIVEHWDNMQEMVEKTPSNHTMIDGPVTIKDIDKTDANKELVKSYVENILLGKNPGLLVAYFDGDNYIQHSPHIADGLSGLHAALQALKKKNIEFEYTHVHQVIGQGDFVLTVSEGLFDNQRTAFYDMFRVENGKIAEHWDVIEAMLPAEKRKNSNSRF; encoded by the coding sequence ATGACATCAATAAACCAAAATGAGCTTGTCCATAAGGCAATCGCTGTTCTGGAAAGTTTTGAGAGCGGCAATCCTGAAGCAATTACAGCTTACATTCATCCAAAGCAATATATTCAGCACAACCAAGGCTTATCCGATGGTCGTGCGGCCATGCTTGATGCACTTGGCCATTTAAAGGAAATGGGTACGAAGGTAAGTGTTAAGCGTGCTTTGGTCGACGGAGATTATGTGGCACTTCATTCCGTATATGAGTTTTTCGGCTCCAAAATTATCATTGATATTTTCCGTTTTGAGAATGGACTGATCGTTGAACATTGGGATAATATGCAAGAGATGGTGGAAAAGACACCCAGCAATCATACGATGATAGACGGACCGGTCACGATAAAGGATATCGACAAGACGGATGCCAACAAAGAATTGGTCAAAAGCTATGTTGAGAACATCTTGCTTGGGAAGAACCCTGGCCTGCTTGTCGCTTACTTTGATGGGGATAACTACATTCAGCATAGTCCACATATAGCAGATGGCCTTTCCGGTCTCCATGCTGCATTGCAGGCACTGAAGAAGAAAAACATTGAATTTGAATATACTCATGTCCATCAGGTGATTGGACAAGGTGATTTTGTTCTTACAGTGAGTGAAGGTCTCTTCGACAATCAACGTACTGCTTTCTACGACATGTTCCGCGTGGAGAATGGAAAGATCGCCGAACATTGGGACGTCATCGAGGCCATGCTGCCGGCAGAAAAACGAAAGAATTCGAACAGCAGATTTTAA
- a CDS encoding TetR/AcrR family transcriptional regulator codes for MNKKTDLRILRTKQSIRKAFYELIQEKGYEAITIQDIADRAMINRNTFYLHYQNKPDLLDTCINELLSEFKDVIVLCPISMNPFSISILETVMQTVLEHISLNTSFYYAMLIEEKRIYPFRAKMENIIKDKLNEGWNADQVNAPLAISKELLLEYLVSAFMGIVIWWIKNDQPLPSNEASSQFSRIVAYGHLKTAGIPVEESN; via the coding sequence ATGAACAAGAAAACCGACCTAAGAATACTTCGCACGAAACAATCGATTCGAAAAGCGTTTTATGAGCTGATTCAGGAAAAAGGATATGAAGCGATAACAATTCAGGATATTGCCGATCGGGCTATGATCAATCGAAATACATTTTATCTTCACTACCAAAATAAACCCGATTTATTAGATACATGTATTAATGAATTATTGAGCGAATTTAAGGATGTGATCGTCCTTTGTCCCATCAGCATGAATCCGTTCAGTATTTCTATACTTGAGACAGTCATGCAAACGGTACTGGAACATATTTCTCTCAACACTTCCTTTTACTACGCCATGTTAATTGAAGAGAAGAGAATCTATCCGTTTCGAGCAAAAATGGAGAATATCATTAAAGATAAATTAAACGAGGGGTGGAATGCTGATCAGGTAAATGCTCCTTTAGCGATATCCAAAGAATTGCTGCTCGAATATCTCGTATCGGCTTTCATGGGGATTGTCATTTGGTGGATTAAAAACGATCAGCCTCTTCCTTCGAATGAAGCTTCATCTCAGTTTAGTAGAATTGTTGCCTATGGGCATTTGAAGACTGCCGGCATCCCCGTCGAGGAATCAAATTAG
- the licT gene encoding BglG family transcription antiterminator LicT has translation MRVIKILNNSLLLTKDEQGQEMIVMGKGLAFKGKVGERLDEEHIQKRFILQNNPSAQAYVRTIENMPEKHVNVINKLITNAKEKLSLDDQIFFTLMDHLSFAIERWKKGVALQNRMLWEIQRFHPVEFKLGLEAVQMLNLELGVELPEEEAGNIAFHFVNAQTHEQNMERTMQSVKMLKDIFNLIQYTFDMQLNKNSIHYVRLVTHLQFFIQRLQEGRLGNSPKDFIFQHMVKEHPLEYKCAEMIKTYVQNMLDISISNEELLYLMIHIARIVQEEQGDEGRL, from the coding sequence ATGAGAGTAATCAAAATATTGAATAACAGCTTGCTTCTGACCAAAGATGAACAGGGACAAGAAATGATTGTCATGGGCAAAGGCTTGGCATTCAAAGGCAAAGTCGGCGAGCGACTCGATGAGGAGCACATCCAGAAACGATTCATTCTGCAAAATAATCCGTCTGCCCAGGCTTACGTACGAACCATCGAAAACATGCCAGAAAAACATGTGAATGTCATAAACAAATTGATTACCAATGCGAAAGAAAAGTTGTCTCTTGACGATCAAATTTTCTTTACGCTTATGGATCACTTGTCGTTTGCCATTGAACGATGGAAAAAAGGTGTAGCATTACAGAATCGCATGTTATGGGAGATCCAGAGGTTTCATCCCGTCGAATTCAAACTTGGCCTTGAAGCCGTTCAGATGCTGAATCTAGAACTGGGGGTTGAACTGCCGGAAGAGGAAGCAGGGAATATCGCTTTTCATTTCGTGAATGCCCAAACGCATGAACAAAATATGGAGCGCACGATGCAATCCGTTAAAATGTTAAAAGATATTTTTAACCTTATTCAATACACCTTTGATATGCAATTGAACAAAAACTCCATCCATTATGTGAGACTCGTCACACACCTGCAATTTTTCATCCAGCGTTTACAAGAGGGCCGCCTGGGCAATTCGCCGAAAGATTTCATCTTTCAGCACATGGTGAAGGAGCATCCTCTTGAATACAAATGCGCGGAGATGATCAAAACCTACGTGCAAAACATGCTGGATATCTCCATATCGAACGAGGAATTATTATATTTGATGATTCACATTGCTCGAATTGTGCAGGAGGAGCAAGGTGACGAGGGACGATTATAA